The sequence CAATAGTGATAATTTTTATTGACTAATTCGCTTCCAATGGTATGCTCTTATTTAAGAATGAAACCTACTGGCAACATAAGAAATGATGGAAGAAAAACTGAGCAAAAAACATCTAGAGCAGCTCAAGCAGCTCTGTAACGAAGCGGGAATCAAACTCACCCATCAACGGCTTGAGATTTTCTGTGAGTTGATAGCTCACCCTGGCCATCCATCTGCTGAGATGATACATAAACGGATCCATAAAAAACTCCCTACTATAGCCATTGACACAGTTTACAGAACCCTGGCTACCTTTGATGAATTAGGATTGATTAAAAAGCTCCATGTCATGAATGAACGGACTCTGTTTGATACGAATCTTGATATTCACCATCATTTTATCTGCACCCGCTGCAAGAAGGTGAATGATATTTACTGGTCTGATTTTGACAACACTACACTTCCCGAAACTATAGAGAACATGGGTAAGGTGGAATCCCGTCATCTTGAGATTCATGGTATCTGTAATAGCTGTCTTGATAAGACGTAACATATATTTTTTTGACCCGACAGCAAGATGCAATCTTATCAAAGATACCGTACCTACAAAAAATGAGGCCACACCTCAAAGCACCATCTTCTGGTGCTTTACAACAAAATAATAAGGAAAAAGCAGAATATCGGAAAAAAAGAAATTCACAACTAATGATGGTGCTCCAGTCGGTGCATTCAAAGCTTCACCTTGAAGTTTTAGATGCACGCGGCCTGTTGTTTACTGAAAATCAGAAAGATTGATACATTTTTATTGAGTAACTCTTTCAAATGATGATAGCGTTACTCTAAACCACTCCAACTATTACAATGAGGACTGAACCATGGCGTCTTTAAAAAACACCCAGACTGAAAAGAATATTGTAACTGCCTTTTGCGGCGAGTCGCAAGCTCGCAACCGCTATACCTATTTTGCGTCCAAGGCAAAAAAAGATGGGTTTGTCCAGATTTCCCACATCTTTGAAGAAACGGCCGATCAGGAAAAAGAACACGCTAAACGGTTGTTCAAGCTTCTT comes from Desulfocapsa sulfexigens DSM 10523 and encodes:
- a CDS encoding Fur family transcriptional regulator; its protein translation is MMEEKLSKKHLEQLKQLCNEAGIKLTHQRLEIFCELIAHPGHPSAEMIHKRIHKKLPTIAIDTVYRTLATFDELGLIKKLHVMNERTLFDTNLDIHHHFICTRCKKVNDIYWSDFDNTTLPETIENMGKVESRHLEIHGICNSCLDKT